The DNA segment GCCCAGAGGgggacacacaccacactgagCCAGATGTCCGTCAGCCTCTCCAACCGGGCGCACAGCGTCAGACAGAAGCCCAGTTTCAGCAGCATTGCCACCAGGTACAACACCCTCTGCCGCAGGTTCTGCTGGTCGTCCCGTGGGTCATAGCCGGGCTTGCACCGACCCGCCATCTTCACCACCAGCATGAGGATGAGAATGGTGTCAAATGTCCATAcagggaggaagatgaggaacCAGTTCCAGTGGATCTTGGAGTCCAGTTTGAGGACCAGCATGATGAGGAATATGATGGTGAAGGTCCATGACAGGAGGACTCTCTGGGCCAGAGACATTCTCATTTAAGTGAGGGGTGGCCTGGAGGGGGAACGTTAACTGTGACACTGGCAGGTTCTGGTCAAGCGTGAGATGAGCCTGAaggtgggacacacacacacacacacaactaggaTGAGAGACAATATTTGCTAAACATGCCGAATTACACTGGTTGTAGTAGGAGGGAGTAGCAATGTTGTCTTCCTGGCAATGGT comes from the Salvelinus namaycush isolate Seneca chromosome 21, SaNama_1.0, whole genome shotgun sequence genome and includes:
- the LOC120066363 gene encoding transmembrane protein 60-like yields the protein MRMSLAQRVLLSWTFTIIFLIMLVLKLDSKIHWNWFLIFLPVWTFDTILILMLVVKMAGRCKPGYDPRDDQQNLRQRVLYLVAMLLKLGFCLTLCARLERLTDIWLSVVCVPLWAMLVGAMVELGYNVFHYRRD